One region of Bacteroidota bacterium genomic DNA includes:
- a CDS encoding C10 family peptidase has translation MRKSLLIFQMLLVLIGTNANAQTEGEVIVYPPLIQTDWVDISIAPTDFNPFNYYTPVNYSPGSVAMAMGTVMKHWEWPKTGVGSHTYTDYGTNATGTHSVDFSGAFYNYDLLADNYYAPNAGTTPATEAELQEVGKLMYHCAVSVDANFEGWKTTSNINRIPEALANHFRYGSHYEEPQSYTAFWSTLERNIQNGQPVILALDEYGKGQVAVVVDGYKLENGKEYYHIVTNTFVPEAYLNTGWYALTDDPYVTSRVGVVGAVLDITPVPEISEIVKSEVESEYILKCRLADYAYYSVFYVEQQVNGGEWSYIDFGRQIWSGDIENGVNISIPEGGAYNFRVSASGVMGAKSEEKSIVVKDNIIALEFDGDDSFFVYDNSSNDMDISDEWTIETWVNIKSHVAGTYPVILDRQTVFSLYVISDTDADYALRFASRSSTGGTIAYVSSERGSLNMNFGQWHHVAISRSLGITSLFIDGQLADSSNETGFALTPTTKALNIGARYWGGYQRYMEGKLDGIAISKEGKYTSNFAPDITENYPIDANTVLALNIDEGTGIDLTDETNNFAIVKLRVPYNNPNWVFEKHQTSLGKTLSEKNIDPLTNRLKIFPTVASEVINIESSIDEDALIKVYNYVGQTVKVSNVELSKNNISTIDISELSNGIYIVKIESANSNLTERIIVRK, from the coding sequence ATGAGAAAATCATTACTTATTTTTCAAATGCTATTAGTACTTATCGGTACTAACGCAAATGCTCAAACCGAAGGCGAGGTGATAGTATATCCCCCGCTTATTCAAACTGATTGGGTTGATATCAGTATTGCACCTACTGATTTTAATCCATTCAATTATTATACTCCGGTAAATTACTCACCCGGATCAGTAGCCATGGCAATGGGTACTGTTATGAAGCACTGGGAGTGGCCTAAAACAGGGGTTGGTTCACACACATATACTGATTATGGAACAAATGCCACAGGTACTCATTCTGTTGATTTTAGTGGTGCATTTTACAACTATGATCTTCTAGCAGACAATTATTATGCGCCTAATGCCGGAACTACGCCTGCAACTGAAGCAGAACTTCAGGAAGTTGGAAAATTAATGTATCATTGTGCCGTTTCTGTGGATGCAAATTTTGAAGGTTGGAAAACAACTTCTAATATAAACCGTATTCCTGAGGCATTAGCTAACCACTTCCGTTATGGCTCTCATTACGAAGAGCCCCAAAGTTATACCGCCTTTTGGAGTACATTAGAAAGGAACATACAGAATGGACAACCTGTAATTTTAGCATTAGATGAGTATGGAAAAGGACAGGTAGCTGTAGTAGTTGATGGTTATAAACTTGAAAATGGAAAAGAATATTATCATATTGTAACTAATACTTTTGTTCCGGAAGCTTATTTAAATACTGGATGGTATGCGTTGACTGATGATCCCTACGTAACATCACGAGTTGGAGTTGTAGGAGCTGTACTGGATATTACTCCTGTTCCTGAAATATCAGAGATTGTTAAAAGTGAAGTAGAATCTGAATATATACTTAAGTGTAGATTAGCTGATTACGCATATTACAGTGTCTTCTATGTGGAACAACAGGTAAATGGCGGAGAATGGAGTTATATTGACTTTGGTCGCCAAATATGGTCCGGAGATATCGAAAACGGTGTAAATATAAGCATCCCTGAAGGTGGAGCTTACAACTTCAGAGTTTCTGCAAGTGGTGTTATGGGTGCTAAATCTGAAGAAAAATCAATTGTTGTAAAAGATAACATCATAGCTTTAGAATTCGATGGTGATGATTCGTTCTTCGTATATGATAATTCGAGTAACGATATGGACATATCTGATGAATGGACAATAGAAACCTGGGTTAATATAAAAAGTCACGTTGCGGGTACTTATCCTGTTATTTTAGACAGACAGACTGTATTCTCTTTATATGTAATCAGTGATACCGATGCTGATTATGCACTACGTTTTGCTTCACGTTCTTCAACAGGAGGAACAATTGCATATGTATCCAGTGAGCGTGGTTCCTTAAATATGAACTTCGGACAGTGGCACCATGTTGCTATTTCCCGTAGTCTGGGAATAACAAGTCTGTTTATTGACGGGCAGCTTGCAGATAGTTCAAACGAAACTGGTTTTGCACTAACTCCAACTACAAAAGCACTTAATATTGGGGCAAGATACTGGGGAGGATATCAAAGATACATGGAAGGAAAACTGGATGGTATAGCAATATCTAAAGAAGGAAAGTACACATCTAACTTCGCACCGGATATTACAGAAAATTACCCTATTGATGCAAATACAGTACTTGCACTGAACATAGATGAAGGTACAGGTATAGACCTGACAGATGAAACAAATAACTTCGCAATTGTTAAATTAAGAGTGCCATACAATAATCCTAATTGGGTATTTGAAAAACACCAGACATCTTTAGGAAAAACTCTCAGTGAGAAAAATATAGACCCACTCACAAACAGGCTTAAAATATTCCCAACTGTAGCAAGTGAGGTAATTAATATCGAATCAAGTATTGATGAAGATGCATTAATAAAAGTATACAATTATGTTGGCCAAACAGTTAAAGTATCGAATGTGGAGTTATCTAAAAACAATATTTCTACTATCGATATTAGCGAACTTTCCAATGGAATATACATTGTAAAAATAGAAAGTGCTAACTCTAATCTTACAGAAAGAATAATTGTAAGAAAATAG
- a CDS encoding C10 family peptidase, with protein sequence MKNLLSLLLLLGLIANEAVAQNVVKPEEVVQASVLSTKLVNSTIDTLLTDNWGGVNCYDDDSVAVFPLNYFTPWHYSAGCVAISMAQVLHYWEWPKTGVGSHTYTDNQNDSQKTYSVDFSSQTYDYDNMLDNYYYQPSTDVQRRAVGYLAYHCAVSVDMDFESYGSTSNVSRQPDALNNYFRFSGHYKTRTWDSFWTRMKENLRDGKPVLIAIKDVDNTGAGHALVVDGYDETTGLYHLNWGWHGRYNDWYDIEFGWDGTGDGYDLVEAAVFDILPNPEITEILRGDVEKQYTLKWHVADKLNWESFSVEQQKDGGDWEVIAAEVLDTQLNISVVESGTYNYRVRAKINGGYFYNAYSEGMSVFVKDDIVALEFDGDDSFFIYDNSSNDLDVSDEWTIETWFNVANHTSGTYPVLLDRKTVFSLYVIDDNNTQADYALRFAARNSYGSIVASLRSDNSLAVLNYGDWHHVAISRKSNKTYLFIDGKLVETSTDKDFNLTSTTGALNVGARYWSGYERYFNGKIDGIAISSEGKYISGFTPNIQENYPLTENSVLALNLDEGIGTDLADEAGNFSTVKLRVSPNQANWVFESFIGSLRKTLDSESVLIENEISIYPTVVNDEFNIKINQAVGEKFNYHIYNSLGQLIKAGNSILKDGKAYRVGVNTFTKGIYIVKVNSSDFSVTKRIMIRK encoded by the coding sequence ATGAAAAACTTATTGTCGCTTCTGTTGTTATTAGGATTAATAGCAAATGAAGCAGTTGCTCAAAATGTTGTAAAACCCGAGGAAGTTGTGCAGGCTTCTGTTTTATCAACAAAGCTTGTAAATAGTACAATTGACACATTATTAACAGATAACTGGGGGGGTGTTAATTGTTATGATGACGATTCAGTAGCAGTTTTCCCTCTAAATTACTTTACACCATGGCATTATTCTGCAGGTTGTGTTGCAATTTCCATGGCACAGGTACTTCACTACTGGGAGTGGCCTAAAACCGGAGTAGGTTCCCATACCTACACGGACAACCAAAATGATTCGCAGAAAACATATTCCGTCGATTTCTCTTCTCAAACTTACGATTATGATAATATGCTCGATAATTATTATTATCAACCTTCTACAGATGTACAACGCAGGGCAGTAGGTTATTTGGCTTATCATTGTGCCGTTTCTGTAGATATGGACTTCGAGTCGTACGGATCCACTTCTAACGTTAGCCGTCAACCGGATGCATTAAATAATTACTTTAGATTTTCAGGGCATTATAAAACCAGAACATGGGACAGTTTTTGGACCCGCATGAAGGAAAACCTGCGTGATGGTAAGCCGGTTTTAATTGCAATAAAAGACGTAGATAATACCGGTGCCGGACATGCATTGGTTGTTGATGGTTATGATGAAACCACAGGACTGTATCACCTAAACTGGGGGTGGCATGGACGATATAATGACTGGTATGATATCGAATTTGGATGGGATGGAACAGGCGATGGATACGATCTGGTAGAAGCTGCTGTATTCGATATATTACCGAATCCTGAAATTACAGAAATACTTAGAGGTGATGTAGAAAAGCAATACACTCTGAAGTGGCATGTAGCAGATAAACTTAACTGGGAATCATTTTCTGTTGAACAACAAAAGGATGGAGGAGACTGGGAAGTAATTGCAGCTGAAGTTTTAGATACTCAATTGAATATTTCAGTAGTTGAATCAGGAACATATAATTATAGGGTGAGAGCTAAAATTAATGGTGGTTATTTTTACAACGCATATTCAGAAGGAATGTCTGTTTTTGTAAAAGACGATATAGTTGCATTGGAGTTTGATGGCGATGATTCGTTTTTTATTTATGATAATTCTAGTAACGACTTGGACGTTTCTGATGAGTGGACCATAGAGACATGGTTTAATGTTGCGAACCATACTTCAGGAACCTATCCTGTTCTGCTTGATAGAAAAACAGTTTTCTCATTGTACGTAATTGATGATAATAATACTCAGGCTGATTACGCTCTGCGCTTCGCTGCGCGAAATTCATATGGAAGTATAGTTGCTTCGTTGAGAAGTGATAATAGCTTAGCTGTATTGAATTATGGTGATTGGCATCATGTAGCTATATCAAGAAAAAGCAATAAGACCTATTTGTTTATTGATGGTAAATTGGTAGAAACAAGTACTGATAAGGATTTTAACCTTACATCAACTACCGGCGCATTAAATGTCGGAGCAAGGTATTGGAGCGGTTATGAAAGATACTTCAACGGTAAAATAGACGGTATAGCAATTTCATCAGAAGGGAAATATATTTCTGGTTTTACTCCAAATATTCAGGAAAACTATCCGCTTACTGAAAATTCCGTTTTAGCTCTTAACCTGGATGAAGGTATAGGAACAGATCTTGCCGATGAGGCAGGTAATTTTAGTACTGTAAAACTAAGAGTAAGTCCGAATCAGGCTAATTGGGTGTTTGAATCATTTATCGGCTCATTAAGAAAAACGCTTGATAGTGAAAGTGTATTGATCGAAAATGAAATTTCAATTTACCCAACTGTTGTTAATGATGAATTTAATATCAAAATAAATCAAGCGGTTGGAGAGAAATTCAATTACCATATTTATAACAGTCTGGGGCAGTTAATTAAGGCAGGTAATTCAATTTTAAAGGATGGTAAAGCTTACAGGGTAGGAGTTAATACATTTACTAAAGGAATTTATATTGTAAAAGTAAATAGTTCTGATTTTTCTGTTACGAAAAGAATAATGATACGGAAATAA
- a CDS encoding C10 family peptidase produces MTKGYANYYYSIAISFILMINGQLLAQTVITTTNNNNIAKTTQEYGPLLTDTWGGVKCVDDTGVSVYPLNYYTPNHCSPGCVAISLAQVLNYYEWPKTGTGSNVYQDNYTPCKDCEASSKIHTAFFDSVEYDYANMLDEYKYKASTDIQQEAVGKLVYHVTSALQMNFEYYGSTSNVNKVPFVAENFFRFSGHYEYPDSYALFWEKMKDNLKAGNPVQTAIEASRTGDGHAIVVDGYRESDGLYHINWGTYNDWNVKNGWYDIENWTDASPGYNRITGALLDMYPVPQISSVESEDGTSDITVNWITSEFVNHNEYTLEQRVDGGEWELVSDGITGKFYSIVNPTGNVYQFRVKAMTNGSYYDDSWSEIEVFAVNGGYNGYVSLGGDQKSFARQTTNGDLDFTGDYTFETWIRVDESCSDKDVILDQENVFAFEVNDVTATSYSIDFTANSGAKVSTSELVFDEWIHIAVSHSGSFTKMFVNGTLRSESTDSGFNLSKSDKALNFGERYHSGYSGKLNADLDQLRISSIARYSSDFTPSQKEHFDVDANTITYLTFQNVHGVRFKDSARKLSFILKDDALSLDWEFEETENELSNDDLELIASLISVYPNPVVVSNFIKVSITENDLLNSKAIKFNLFDLNGKKLELNSSSEISSNKWTLQLPSINTGIYILQIDGGNFKMNRKIIIE; encoded by the coding sequence ATGACAAAAGGATACGCAAATTATTATTATTCCATTGCTATTTCATTTATACTGATGATAAATGGTCAGTTATTAGCACAAACGGTAATTACAACAACTAACAACAATAATATTGCCAAAACAACGCAAGAATACGGGCCTTTGTTGACTGATACATGGGGTGGAGTTAAATGTGTAGATGATACCGGAGTTTCTGTGTATCCTTTAAATTATTATACTCCAAACCATTGTTCACCCGGATGTGTTGCTATTTCATTGGCACAAGTTCTTAATTATTACGAATGGCCTAAAACCGGAACAGGAAGCAATGTTTATCAGGATAATTATACACCTTGTAAAGATTGTGAAGCTTCATCAAAAATACATACTGCATTTTTCGATTCTGTTGAATATGATTATGCAAATATGCTTGATGAGTATAAATATAAAGCATCTACTGATATTCAACAAGAAGCGGTAGGTAAACTGGTCTATCACGTAACAAGTGCATTGCAAATGAATTTTGAGTATTATGGGTCTACTTCAAATGTAAACAAGGTACCATTTGTTGCTGAAAATTTTTTCCGTTTTTCCGGTCATTACGAATACCCTGATTCGTATGCTCTTTTCTGGGAAAAAATGAAGGATAATTTGAAAGCGGGAAACCCTGTTCAAACAGCTATCGAGGCTAGTAGAACCGGAGACGGACACGCTATTGTTGTTGATGGATATAGAGAGTCTGATGGACTTTACCACATAAATTGGGGAACATATAATGACTGGAATGTAAAAAATGGCTGGTACGATATAGAAAATTGGACTGATGCATCACCGGGATATAATAGAATTACAGGAGCATTGTTAGACATGTATCCTGTTCCTCAAATTTCATCTGTTGAAAGTGAAGATGGCACAAGTGATATTACTGTAAATTGGATTACAAGTGAATTTGTAAATCATAATGAATATACACTTGAGCAAAGAGTTGACGGTGGCGAATGGGAATTAGTTTCTGATGGTATCACAGGCAAGTTTTACTCCATAGTTAACCCTACAGGAAATGTATATCAGTTCAGAGTAAAAGCCATGACTAATGGTAGTTATTATGATGATTCATGGTCTGAAATAGAAGTATTTGCTGTAAATGGTGGATATAACGGTTATGTAAGCTTGGGAGGAGACCAAAAATCCTTTGCCCGTCAAACTACAAATGGCGACTTAGACTTCACCGGAGATTATACTTTTGAAACATGGATAAGAGTGGATGAGTCTTGTTCCGATAAAGATGTTATTCTCGATCAGGAAAATGTATTTGCTTTTGAAGTAAATGATGTTACTGCTACATCTTACTCAATTGACTTTACTGCTAATAGTGGGGCTAAAGTTTCAACGAGTGAATTAGTATTTGATGAATGGATTCATATAGCCGTTTCTCATTCAGGATCATTTACAAAAATGTTTGTTAATGGAACGCTTCGCAGCGAAAGTACTGATAGTGGTTTTAATTTATCAAAAAGCGATAAGGCTTTGAATTTTGGTGAGCGTTATCACAGTGGGTATTCAGGTAAGCTAAATGCGGATTTGGATCAGCTTAGAATTTCAAGTATAGCCAGGTATTCAAGTGACTTCACTCCTTCGCAGAAAGAACATTTTGATGTAGACGCTAATACAATAACCTATCTCACTTTTCAAAATGTACATGGAGTCAGATTCAAAGATTCAGCTCGAAAATTGAGTTTTATCTTGAAAGATGATGCTTTGTCGTTAGACTGGGAGTTCGAAGAAACGGAAAACGAATTATCGAATGATGATTTAGAATTAATAGCATCGTTAATCTCGGTATATCCCAACCCTGTTGTAGTTAGCAATTTTATTAAAGTATCTATAACAGAAAATGATTTGCTGAATTCAAAAGCCATAAAATTCAATCTGTTTGATTTAAATGGAAAGAAATTAGAGTTGAATTCTTCCAGTGAAATTTCATCGAACAAATGGACATTACAATTACCTTCTATTAATACAGGAATATATATTCTTCAAATTGATGGAGGAAACTTTAAAATGAACAGAAAAATAATTATTGAATAA
- a CDS encoding LamG domain-containing protein has translation MKNFRNILSVVAIATATVFTSCDKDSDDPEVIEVESVYSEYAYEQTVNADGSDQRIKIANNEALARMNGATEWTVEAWINTPEVVKNQEVARRWNQWSFTMYSRDRIYFTVKDDDGNSTYINVRPGAIKTNVWQHVAAICDGTTIKLYVDGVNETFYVTEWEYEDDGTTHVVDADGWWVVKAYNDYYDAQAMNTIAADDASANGYVGYGGVGNSFVGKIDGVRAVAEKFRIEDLNYDDVNAELYSVTAETSLMFNFEEEFETVDYTDAEGNPATKIVTKNEADGGEVLVQGGGVRVAL, from the coding sequence ATGAAAAATTTTAGAAACATTTTATCAGTAGTTGCAATTGCTACAGCTACAGTATTTACATCTTGTGATAAGGACTCAGATGATCCTGAAGTTATTGAAGTAGAATCAGTATATTCTGAATATGCTTATGAGCAAACAGTTAATGCCGATGGAAGTGATCAAAGAATTAAGATTGCTAATAATGAAGCTCTTGCCAGAATGAATGGAGCTACTGAATGGACAGTGGAAGCATGGATAAATACACCTGAAGTAGTGAAAAACCAGGAGGTTGCCAGAAGATGGAACCAGTGGTCTTTTACAATGTATAGTCGTGATAGAATTTATTTTACAGTAAAGGATGACGATGGTAACAGTACATACATAAATGTTAGACCCGGTGCTATTAAAACTAATGTATGGCAGCATGTTGCAGCAATTTGTGATGGAACTACAATAAAACTTTATGTAGATGGAGTTAATGAAACTTTCTATGTAACCGAATGGGAATACGAAGACGATGGTACTACACATGTTGTAGATGCTGATGGATGGTGGGTTGTTAAAGCTTATAATGACTATTATGACGCTCAAGCAATGAATACTATAGCTGCGGATGACGCTTCTGCAAATGGATATGTTGGATACGGAGGTGTTGGTAATTCATTTGTTGGAAAAATTGATGGAGTGCGTGCTGTTGCTGAGAAATTCCGTATCGAAGACCTTAATTATGATGATGTTAATGCAGAGCTTTATTCTGTTACAGCAGAGACATCATTGATGTTTAACTTCGAAGAGGAATTCGAAACTGTAGATTATACTGATGCTGAAGGAAATCCTGCAACAAAGATTGTTACTAAAAACGAAGCTGATGGAGGAGAAGTTTTAGTGCAAGGTGGCGGAGTTCGTGTTGCTCTATAA
- a CDS encoding RagB/SusD family nutrient uptake outer membrane protein: MKLKYIIVAIITSLSFTSCMDMDIDNMNNPDTDLVLGDGDAVKALTGGLFKTWFGALHDNYWALDKRTETPGHVLWYLSDNGTTSWANHGAYDLGMEPRVAYNNTPTYSRRELTESYYKNVASVATSAVDVLTAIEGGVEIGKNGEETQMVRAFAKFVQGISNGYLGLMFDKSFPVRTKEDFDNLEFVSYQEMLNIGVSQLEEVVAICESNQFVLPEVWIPGANYSNVELGELANSFIARLLVYGPRNKAQDDATDWAKVLMHAEKGIQQDLAPISDGNWGSWRSQYINNTVRDGWGKIDMRIINMMDPNMPATFPESGDISELPNNGLATSDDARLLTDFSYDDKNDKPERGYYRWSSYRYKRLDNIAVSDYGPGEAITEFRKAENDLFIAEAKLRNGDIAGAADIVNAGTRVTRGELPEVAVEEQVVKEAIWYERNIELVLLGVGVNFFDMRRNDLLQQGTLLHFPFPAQQLQLLGLPFYTFGGTEGVPGEDYSIGGWK, from the coding sequence ATGAAATTAAAATATATAATAGTAGCAATTATCACATCTTTATCTTTTACATCATGTATGGATATGGATATTGATAATATGAATAATCCCGATACAGATTTAGTGTTAGGTGATGGTGATGCTGTTAAAGCTTTAACTGGGGGTTTATTTAAAACATGGTTTGGTGCTCTACATGATAATTATTGGGCACTGGATAAGCGTACTGAAACTCCAGGTCATGTATTATGGTATTTGTCAGATAATGGTACTACTTCATGGGCAAACCATGGTGCTTATGATTTGGGAATGGAACCACGAGTAGCTTATAATAATACACCAACTTATTCTCGTCGTGAACTTACCGAGTCTTATTACAAGAATGTAGCTTCTGTTGCTACCTCGGCAGTTGATGTTTTGACTGCGATCGAAGGTGGAGTGGAAATAGGTAAAAATGGAGAAGAAACGCAGATGGTAAGAGCATTTGCGAAATTTGTTCAGGGTATATCGAATGGATATTTAGGTTTGATGTTTGATAAATCATTTCCAGTACGTACAAAAGAAGATTTTGATAATTTGGAGTTTGTATCATATCAGGAAATGCTAAACATTGGTGTCTCTCAGTTAGAAGAGGTAGTTGCAATTTGTGAATCTAATCAATTTGTATTGCCGGAAGTTTGGATCCCCGGGGCTAATTATAGCAATGTAGAATTGGGAGAACTTGCTAATTCTTTTATTGCTCGTCTATTAGTTTATGGTCCTCGTAATAAGGCGCAAGACGATGCTACTGATTGGGCGAAAGTATTAATGCATGCAGAGAAAGGTATTCAGCAGGATTTAGCTCCTATTAGTGATGGTAATTGGGGATCATGGAGATCTCAGTATATTAATAATACTGTTCGAGATGGTTGGGGTAAAATAGATATGAGGATAATCAATATGATGGATCCTAATATGCCTGCAACATTTCCTGAATCGGGAGATATATCAGAATTGCCTAACAATGGTTTAGCAACATCAGATGATGCAAGATTGCTGACAGATTTTTCGTATGATGATAAAAATGATAAGCCGGAGAGAGGATATTACAGATGGTCGTCTTACAGATATAAGCGTTTGGATAATATTGCTGTCAGTGATTATGGACCTGGTGAAGCAATAACAGAGTTCCGAAAGGCAGAAAACGATCTGTTTATTGCTGAAGCTAAATTAAGAAACGGAGATATTGCAGGAGCTGCTGATATTGTCAATGCCGGAACAAGAGTTACGCGGGGGGAATTGCCAGAGGTTGCAGTTGAAGAACAAGTGGTAAAAGAAGCTATTTGGTACGAAAGAAATATAGAATTAGTGTTGTTAGGTGTGGGAGTAAATTTCTTTGATATGAGAAGAAATGATCTATTGCAACAAGGAACTTTATTGCACTTCCCATTTCCTGCACAACAGCTACAGTTACTTGGACTTCCATTCTATACATTTGGTGGTACTGAAGGAGTTCCTGGTGAAGATTACTCAATTGGAGGTTGGAAATAA